The proteins below are encoded in one region of Juglans microcarpa x Juglans regia isolate MS1-56 chromosome 4D, Jm3101_v1.0, whole genome shotgun sequence:
- the LOC121260183 gene encoding MDIS1-interacting receptor like kinase 2-like — MNLTTLELGVNQFTGYLPENICRSGLLQYFSVNNNHFIGRVPQFLKNCTSLVRVHMNGNQLVGDISKDFGVYRNLQFIDLSHNYFHGKISSNWGQCPKLGTLQMSGNNITGGIPLDIGNWTQLHVLDLSLNHILGAIPKELGKLTSLEKLWLNGNQLSSALPLEFESLANLKFLDVSSNKLTDPIPHILGNLPKLYNLNLSHNNFSGGIPKPLMSLIHLSVLDLSCNSLSGEIPSEIIKMQSLEDLNLSHNCLSGFIPTAFEQMHGLLHVDVSYNELQGPIPNSKAFVQAPMEDLEGNKGLCGNGRGLRPCKHISKRSHKGVLVVIFPIVGSLLFLLAFFGILLVLQRRKKDLQSKESNKDNGGLLSVLTFDGRKMYEEIEKATEGFNDIYCIGNGGCGVVYKANLPFGEIVAVKKLNPQPDGDQKIIQKQFLNEIRALTEIRHRNIVKLHGYCSHIRHSLLVYEYLECGSMRTIMENEEAAKELDWRKRLNIVKGVAHALSYMHHDCSPPIIHRDIKSSNILIDSQHEAHVSDFGTAKLLELNSSNWTSFAGTYGYIAPELAYTMKVSEKCDVYSFGVLSLEVIKGKHPGDSIFSLSSPSTKENIHLNDVLDQRLPFPDGQILDDLVVVVNIATECLKADPQSRPTMLIISQVLSSKTSRS; from the exons ATGAACTTGACGACGTTGGAACTTGGTGTAAACCAATTTACTGGTTATTTGCCCGAAAATATTTGTCGTTCTGGACTACTTCAATACTTTTCTGTAAACAACAATCATTTCATTGGTCGTGTTCCCCAATTCTTGAAAAACTGTACGAGCTTGGTAAGAGTCCACATGAATGGAAACCAACTTGTTGGAGATATATCTAAAGACTTTGGTGTCTATCGAAACTTGCAATTCATAGATCTAAGCCACAATTACTTTCATGGAAAGATTTCAAGTAATTGGGGACAATGTCCAAAGTTAGGAACCCTACAGATGAGCGGGAATAATATTACTGGTGGCATACCGCTCGATATTGGGAATTGGACTCAACTGCATGTACTTGATCTTTCTTTAAATCACATACTTGGGGCGATTCCAAAAGAACTTGGAAAACTAACTTCTCTAGAGAAATTGTGGTTGAATGGCAATCAACTCTCTAGTGCTCTACCTTTAGAATTTGAATCACTGGCCAATCTTAAATTCCTCGATGTGTCCTCAAACAAGTTGACCGACCCAATTCCACATATTCTTGGGAACCTACCAAAATTGTACAACTTGAATTTAAGCCATAACAATTTTAGCGGAGGGATTCCAAAACCGCTCATGAGCTTAATTCATCTATCAGTACTAGATTTAAGCTGTAACTCTTTAAGTGGAGAGATACCATCAGAAATCATCAAAATGCAGAGTTTGGAGGATTTGAACCTCTCTCATAATTGTCTTTCCGGTTTCATTCCTACGGCCTTTGAACAAATGCATGGCTTGTTGCATGTTGACGTATCCTACAATGAGTTGCAGGGTCCCATTCCCAATAGCAAAGCATTTGTACAGGCTCCCATGGAAGACTTGGAAGGGAACAAGGGATTGTGCGGGAATGGTAGAGGGCTACGACCATGCAAACATATCTCAAAAAGGTCCCACAAAGGAGTGCTTGTAGTAATTTTCCCTATCGTTGGAtcacttttatttcttcttgcTTTCTTCGGAATTCTTCTCGTTTTacagagaagaaagaaagatctACAATCAAAAGAAAGCAACAAGGATAATGGAGGACTACTTTCGGTATTAACTTTCGATGGAAGAAAGATGTATGAAGAAATCGAAAAAGCAACTGAAGGTTTTAATGACATATATTGCATCGGAAATGGAGGATGCGGAGTCGTCTATAAAGCAAACTTGCCATTTGGTGAGATAGTAGCAGTGAAGAAACTCAACCCACAACCTGATGGTGATCAGAAAATAATCCAAAAGCAGTTCTTAAATGAGATAAGGGCATTAACCGAAATACGACATCGAAACATCGTCAAACTTCATGGATACTGTTCACATATTCGACATTCGCTTTTGGTTTACGAGTACCTCGAATGTGGTAGTATGAGAACAATCATGGAGAATGAAGAGGCTGCTAAAGAATTAGACTGGCGTAAGAGGTTGAATATTGTTAAAGGAGTGGCTCATGCCTTGTCTTACATGCACCATGACTGCTCACCACCAATAATTCATCGGGACATAAAAAGTAGCAACATCTTGATAGATTCTCAACATGAGGCACATGTTTCAGACTTTGGCACAGCTAAGCTTCTTGAGCTAAACTCATCCAATTGGACATCCTTTGCAGGCACATATGGATATATAGCACCAG AGCTTGCTTATACAATGAAGGTGTCTGAGAAATGTGATGTATATAGCTTTGGGGTGTTGTCATTGGAAGTCATAAAAGGAAAGCATCCAGGTGATTCCATCTTCTCACTTTCATCTCCATCAACTAAGGAAAATATACACCTGAATGATGTTTTGGACCAGCGCCTTCCATTTCCAGATGGTCAAATTTTGGATGATCTTGTAGTTGTTGTAAACATTGCAACTGAGTGCTTGAAAGCTGATCCACAATCTAGGCCTACTATGCTCATAATTTCTCAAGTTTTATCATCCAAAACTTCACGATCCTAG